One Bacteroidota bacterium genomic region harbors:
- a CDS encoding Smr/MutS family protein, translated as MKLYPAEAGDKLGFGTIRRQLGSYCYSPEARAACAELSPPSEPELANRYRQQVGELMQLVQRGIRLPLSELDPIQPLLHQLAIAGAHLTEPELGRLRSFLATANELVRFVRDREDTPQLQQLVQAHSSDPALHARIDKVLGPDNRLRDSASPRLAELRASLREVGTQLRTQLNRLLQAGKQKGHFDAATEVTVRNERLVLPVPGEHRSKYEGFVQDVSGSGQTFFIEPASSLPMNNRQRELSRQEQNEVLRILQAVSAELHSALPTLRSMLQLVASLDQRYAAARLGMALDGTTAYTIAEQGSYAVQQARHPLLCLQRGPAAVVPFSLLLDAQQRILLISGPNAGGKSVTMTAVGLLQLMAQCGLPLPTEAGARFPWLHKLFVHMGDDQNLQSDLSTYTSHLVQMRHAYEELDAQSLILIDEFGTGTDPALGGPIAQALLERFVASGALGVINTHYSLLKEYAHHSPGILNGALAFDLAALSPTYQLVIGQPGSSYALEIARRVGLPEALIARATELAGKERGDTEQLLTQLRQQQQELLQLRARYATEVNELEKARKEYVALQQQASRQKKETLELARRQAEQIVKEANARIEATIRGIKEAEADKAQTRQLRQELKDAFLLDDTARAKKRKQHRQQVDSTAQSGPLAVGDLVLLDGSGSTGKVLELGTKGVLVAFGELQTRVAPTRLRRVGAATPPAAARHSTHAPIRNTSPPRQLDLRGMRPEQAIAELEKLLDRLLLAGYPAAEILHGKGTGALRSAIRLHLRTHYPQFRIEEPPEQQGGSGITHIHLADGQGIAE; from the coding sequence ATGAAACTATATCCCGCAGAGGCCGGCGACAAGCTGGGCTTCGGCACCATTCGCAGGCAGCTGGGCAGCTACTGCTATAGCCCGGAGGCGCGTGCTGCCTGTGCAGAACTAAGCCCCCCCTCCGAACCCGAACTGGCCAACCGCTACCGCCAGCAGGTGGGCGAACTGATGCAGCTGGTACAGCGGGGCATACGCCTGCCCCTATCCGAGCTAGACCCCATTCAGCCCCTGCTCCACCAGCTGGCCATTGCCGGTGCCCACCTCACAGAGCCCGAACTGGGCCGCCTGCGCAGCTTCCTGGCTACAGCCAATGAGCTGGTGCGCTTTGTACGCGATCGGGAAGACACCCCACAGCTGCAGCAGCTCGTACAGGCCCACAGCAGCGACCCGGCCCTACATGCACGGATAGATAAGGTACTGGGGCCTGATAATCGGCTGCGAGACTCAGCCAGCCCCAGGCTGGCCGAGCTGAGGGCTAGCCTGCGCGAGGTAGGCACCCAGCTGCGCACACAGCTAAACCGGCTGCTACAGGCAGGAAAACAAAAGGGCCACTTTGATGCCGCTACCGAGGTAACCGTACGAAACGAACGGCTGGTACTGCCCGTGCCTGGCGAGCACCGCAGCAAATACGAGGGCTTTGTGCAAGACGTATCCGGTTCGGGGCAAACTTTCTTTATAGAACCGGCCAGCTCCCTGCCCATGAATAACCGCCAACGGGAGCTGAGCCGCCAGGAGCAGAATGAAGTTCTGCGCATCTTGCAAGCGGTGAGCGCCGAGCTGCACAGCGCCCTGCCTACCCTACGCAGCATGCTGCAGCTGGTAGCCAGCCTGGATCAGCGGTATGCGGCAGCCAGGCTGGGCATGGCCCTGGACGGAACCACCGCGTATACGATAGCGGAGCAGGGCAGCTACGCGGTGCAGCAGGCCCGTCATCCCCTACTCTGCCTACAGCGGGGGCCTGCTGCCGTGGTGCCTTTTTCGCTTCTGCTAGATGCACAGCAGCGCATCCTGCTGATCTCCGGGCCCAATGCGGGCGGCAAGTCTGTAACCATGACTGCCGTAGGACTGCTGCAGCTAATGGCCCAGTGTGGCCTACCCCTACCCACCGAGGCAGGTGCCCGGTTTCCCTGGTTGCACAAGCTATTCGTGCACATGGGGGATGACCAAAACCTGCAGAGCGACCTGAGCACCTACACCAGCCACCTGGTGCAGATGCGACACGCCTATGAGGAGCTGGATGCGCAGAGCCTGATCCTGATCGACGAATTTGGCACCGGAACCGACCCCGCCCTGGGCGGCCCCATTGCCCAGGCACTGCTAGAGCGCTTTGTGGCATCGGGTGCCCTGGGTGTCATCAACACGCATTATAGCCTGCTGAAGGAGTACGCCCACCACAGCCCGGGCATCCTGAATGGCGCCCTGGCCTTTGACCTGGCAGCCCTCTCTCCCACCTATCAGCTCGTCATTGGCCAGCCTGGCAGTAGCTATGCGCTGGAGATAGCCCGGCGTGTAGGGCTACCCGAGGCACTGATAGCGCGTGCCACCGAGCTGGCCGGAAAAGAACGGGGAGACACCGAGCAGCTGCTAACACAGCTACGCCAGCAGCAGCAGGAGCTACTGCAGCTAAGGGCACGCTACGCGACAGAGGTGAATGAACTGGAAAAGGCACGAAAGGAATATGTGGCCCTACAGCAGCAGGCCTCCCGGCAGAAAAAAGAAACGCTGGAACTGGCACGAAGGCAGGCAGAACAGATTGTAAAAGAAGCAAATGCCCGCATAGAGGCCACCATCCGGGGGATAAAGGAGGCAGAGGCAGACAAGGCGCAAACCCGCCAGCTGCGACAAGAACTGAAGGATGCCTTCCTGCTAGACGACACGGCACGAGCCAAAAAACGTAAGCAACACCGGCAGCAGGTAGATAGCACGGCTCAATCGGGTCCGCTGGCGGTGGGAGACCTGGTGCTGCTGGATGGCAGTGGCAGCACGGGCAAGGTGCTGGAGCTGGGAACCAAGGGGGTGCTGGTAGCCTTTGGCGAGCTGCAAACGCGCGTGGCACCCACCCGCCTGCGGCGGGTGGGTGCAGCCACACCGCCGGCAGCGGCACGCCACAGCACCCACGCCCCCATTCGAAACACAAGCCCCCCGCGCCAACTGGACCTGCGGGGGATGAGGCCCGAACAGGCCATTGCAGAGCTGGAAAAACTGCTGGATAGGCTCCTGCTGGCTGGCTACCCAGCAGCCGAAATCCTGCATGGCAAAGGGACCGGTGCCCTGCGCAGCGCCATTCGCCTGCACCTGCGTACCCACTACCCCCAGTTTCGGATAGAGGAACCGCCCGAGCAGCAGGGCGGAAGTGGCATTACCCACATTCACCTGGCCGATGGGCAGGGTATTGCTGAATAA
- a CDS encoding IscS subfamily cysteine desulfurase gives MKTPIYLDNNATTRMDPRVLEAMLPYFTEDYGNAASRNHLFGWRAEEAVDYAREQIANLIGCTAKEIVFTSGATESNNLAIKGVFEMYARKGNHIITARTEHKAVVDTCRALERRGARVTYLNVQQDGLIDLKELEAAMTPQTALVAIMFANNETGVIQPIREMSAIAHSYGALFFTDATQAVGKIPVNVDEEGIDLMAFSGHKMYGPKGVGALYVRRKNPRVKVTAQMDGGGHERGMRSGTLNVPGIVGLGKACELAQQEMQAEATRLRQLRDKLETELLKIEESTRNGNPTQRLPHVANISFKHVEGEGLMMGIKDLAVSSGSACTSASLEPSYVLKAMGLSDDLAHSSIRFGLGRFTTEAEIDYAIGHVREAVSKLRKMSPLWEMYQEGVDLSTVAWVPH, from the coding sequence ATGAAAACACCCATATACCTGGACAACAATGCCACCACACGCATGGACCCCCGTGTGCTGGAGGCCATGCTACCCTATTTTACCGAAGACTATGGTAATGCTGCCAGCCGGAACCACCTGTTTGGCTGGCGAGCCGAAGAGGCAGTGGACTATGCACGCGAGCAGATAGCCAACCTAATAGGTTGCACGGCAAAAGAGATTGTATTTACCTCCGGCGCTACCGAAAGCAATAACCTGGCTATAAAGGGCGTGTTCGAAATGTATGCGCGCAAGGGCAACCACATCATTACTGCCCGCACGGAGCACAAGGCTGTAGTAGACACCTGCCGCGCCCTGGAGCGCCGCGGTGCCCGGGTAACCTACCTGAATGTACAGCAAGATGGCCTGATAGACCTGAAAGAACTGGAGGCGGCAATGACCCCGCAGACGGCGCTTGTGGCGATCATGTTTGCCAATAACGAAACAGGCGTGATACAGCCCATCCGCGAAATGTCGGCCATAGCCCACAGCTACGGGGCGCTCTTTTTTACCGATGCCACCCAGGCCGTGGGCAAGATACCCGTAAACGTGGACGAGGAGGGCATAGACCTGATGGCCTTCTCGGGCCACAAGATGTATGGCCCCAAGGGCGTGGGTGCCCTGTACGTACGGCGGAAGAATCCACGCGTGAAGGTAACTGCCCAGATGGACGGTGGCGGCCACGAGCGCGGCATGCGCAGTGGCACGCTGAATGTACCGGGCATTGTGGGCCTGGGCAAGGCCTGCGAGCTGGCTCAGCAGGAAATGCAGGCCGAGGCAACCCGCCTGCGCCAGCTGCGAGACAAGCTGGAAACCGAGCTGCTGAAGATAGAAGAGAGCACACGGAACGGCAATCCTACCCAGCGGCTGCCCCACGTGGCAAACATCAGCTTCAAGCACGTGGAGGGCGAGGGCCTGATGATGGGAATAAAAGACCTGGCAGTAAGCTCTGGCAGCGCCTGCACCAGTGCCAGCCTGGAACCCAGCTATGTGCTGAAAGCCATGGGCCTGAGCGACGACCTGGCACATAGCAGCATCCGCTTTGGCCTAGGCCGCTTCACCACCGAGGCCGAGATTGACTACGCCATTGGGCACGTGCGCGAGGCCGTAAGCAAGCTGCGCAAAATGAGCCCCCTATGGGAGATGTATCAGGAGGGTGTTGACCTCAGCACCGTAGCCTGGGTACCTCACTAA
- a CDS encoding thioredoxin domain-containing protein produces the protein MPQANALIHETSPYLLQHAHNPVHWQPWGEAALAQAQREQKLVLISIGYSACHWCHVMEHQSFEDEQIAALMNAHFVCIKVDREERPDIDQLYMDAVQLMSGQGGWPLNCFALPDGRPVYGGTYFPPRQWTAVLQQLAQQWRQQPARFEEYASRLTGAIRQLEVPEEADETPFRPETLHQLYERWHTSWDPDYGGENRTPKFAMPVNLQYLLAYGHTLQQPQALAHVHRTLTRMAWGGLYDAVGGGFARYSTDRYWHVPHFEKMLYDNAQLVSLYSQAWRQQPDPLYRQVVQETLDWIADALTDPSGAFYSALDADSEGEEGQYYVWTLAELQALLGPDAPLLAAAYTCTEAGNWEHGKNVLHRVQPLAELAPALNMDEAELSSRLASARLQLWQARAQRPAPGLDDKTLAGWNALMIRGYVEAYRSFGKAEYLEAAQKNAHFIEREMAAGDSLHRSWKQGQARINAYLEDYALLIEAYIHLHAVTLDAYWLRRAAAYVAHLEQHYWDAEASLYRFTSRADPPLIAIRRDLYDNVIPSANSTLARVLPQLGTLLGRPEWAERARKMLQRVQPRLVEHGSALAGWAHAYLATLLPAQEVVACGPQAMAYQQALQQQYLPFATHTGAVAEPEDAEALPLLKYRWNAGETNIYVCSGGACQLPVSTVSQAIQQLRAGQNVKPE, from the coding sequence ATGCCCCAGGCCAATGCCCTGATACACGAAACAAGCCCCTACCTGCTGCAGCATGCCCACAACCCCGTGCACTGGCAGCCCTGGGGCGAGGCCGCACTCGCCCAGGCCCAGCGCGAGCAGAAGCTGGTACTCATCAGCATAGGCTACAGTGCCTGCCACTGGTGCCATGTAATGGAGCACCAGAGCTTTGAAGACGAGCAGATAGCAGCCCTGATGAACGCACACTTTGTGTGTATAAAGGTGGACCGCGAAGAGCGGCCCGACATAGACCAGCTGTACATGGATGCCGTGCAGCTGATGAGCGGCCAAGGGGGCTGGCCACTAAACTGCTTTGCCCTGCCAGACGGGCGCCCGGTGTATGGCGGCACGTACTTTCCACCCCGGCAGTGGACAGCCGTGCTGCAGCAGCTGGCCCAGCAGTGGCGGCAGCAGCCCGCCCGCTTTGAGGAATATGCCAGCCGCCTCACAGGTGCCATCCGGCAGCTGGAAGTGCCCGAGGAGGCAGACGAAACCCCCTTCCGGCCGGAGACCCTGCACCAGCTGTACGAGCGCTGGCACACCAGCTGGGACCCCGACTATGGCGGCGAAAACCGCACCCCAAAATTTGCCATGCCGGTAAACCTGCAGTACCTGCTGGCCTATGGGCACACGCTGCAGCAGCCCCAGGCACTGGCCCATGTGCACCGCACCCTGACCCGCATGGCCTGGGGCGGCCTGTACGATGCCGTAGGGGGCGGCTTTGCCCGCTATAGCACAGATAGATACTGGCACGTGCCGCACTTCGAAAAAATGCTGTACGACAATGCCCAGCTGGTATCGCTCTACAGCCAGGCCTGGCGCCAGCAGCCCGATCCGCTATACCGCCAGGTGGTACAGGAAACCCTGGACTGGATAGCAGATGCCCTGACAGACCCCTCCGGAGCCTTCTACAGCGCACTGGATGCCGATAGCGAGGGCGAAGAGGGTCAATACTATGTATGGACCCTGGCGGAACTGCAGGCACTACTGGGCCCGGATGCCCCCCTACTGGCTGCGGCCTACACCTGCACCGAAGCGGGAAACTGGGAGCATGGGAAGAATGTGCTACACAGAGTGCAGCCGCTGGCCGAGCTGGCCCCGGCCCTGAACATGGACGAAGCCGAGCTGAGCAGCAGGCTGGCCAGCGCGCGGCTCCAGCTGTGGCAGGCGCGGGCACAGCGCCCCGCCCCCGGCCTGGATGACAAAACCCTGGCGGGCTGGAATGCCCTGATGATACGCGGCTATGTGGAGGCTTACCGCAGCTTTGGCAAGGCCGAATACCTGGAGGCAGCCCAAAAGAATGCCCACTTCATAGAGCGGGAAATGGCCGCAGGCGACAGCCTGCACCGCAGCTGGAAGCAGGGCCAGGCGCGCATCAATGCCTATCTGGAAGACTACGCCCTACTCATAGAGGCCTATATACACCTGCACGCTGTTACCCTGGATGCATACTGGCTGCGGCGTGCAGCTGCCTATGTGGCCCACCTGGAGCAGCACTATTGGGACGCCGAGGCAAGCCTGTATCGCTTCACCAGCCGAGCGGATCCGCCGCTAATTGCTATACGGAGAGACCTGTATGACAACGTAATACCCAGCGCCAACTCCACCCTGGCGCGGGTGCTACCCCAGCTGGGCACCCTGCTCGGCAGGCCCGAATGGGCAGAACGGGCGCGAAAAATGCTGCAGCGTGTGCAGCCCCGCCTGGTGGAGCATGGGTCGGCCCTGGCAGGCTGGGCTCATGCCTACCTGGCCACACTCCTGCCGGCCCAAGAGGTGGTGGCCTGCGGCCCGCAGGCCATGGCCTACCAGCAGGCGCTACAGCAGCAGTATCTGCCTTTTGCCACCCACACCGGTGCGGTGGCAGAGCCAGAGGACGCAGAAGCCCTTCCACTACTGAAATACCGCTGGAATGCGGGCGAAACGAACATCTATGTGTGCAGCGGCGGCGCGTGTCAGCTGCCTGTTTCCACCGTTTCGCAGGCCATTCAGCAGCTAAGGGCCGGGCAAAATGTGAAACCGGAATGA
- a CDS encoding DUF4296 domain-containing protein, giving the protein MYRKSKARRKHLLAVAVWAAIVPVLVVWGCGPAAKPLDEAQMSALMEDLMLAHHGALLIQQGAVQAKDSTRAQMVQQVLAHHRLSPAEAEAALAAYSEDPEAFERVFNQALERLTVRGAKLKGNYSPQP; this is encoded by the coding sequence ATGTACAGAAAGAGCAAAGCAAGACGAAAGCACCTGCTAGCTGTGGCGGTTTGGGCAGCCATAGTGCCCGTGCTAGTCGTTTGGGGCTGTGGCCCAGCTGCCAAGCCCCTGGATGAAGCGCAGATGAGCGCACTGATGGAGGATCTGATGCTGGCACACCACGGTGCCCTGCTCATCCAGCAGGGGGCTGTGCAGGCCAAAGATAGCACGCGGGCCCAGATGGTGCAGCAGGTACTGGCCCACCACCGGCTTAGCCCGGCCGAAGCAGAGGCAGCCCTGGCCGCCTATAGCGAAGATCCGGAGGCTTTCGAGCGCGTGTTCAACCAGGCCCTGGAGCGCCTGACCGTACGGGGGGCCAAGCTCAAGGGAAACTATTCTCCCCAGCCCTGA
- the rpsA gene encoding 30S ribosomal protein S1, which produces MPVWEEPEEYSQAEREQMARKYEQTLTEVEPYQIVKGTVISMDDREVVVNIGFKSEGIVALNEFRDLLPGLKPGDPVEVFLENLENKNGQLVISRRMANSMRAWDKINAALEEDTVVEGTVKRRTKGGFVVELEGVEAFLPGSQIDVKPIRDYDSYVGQKMEFKVVKINHQQNNVVISHKALIEKDLEAQKQVIINNLEKGQVLEGTVKNITNFGVFIDLGGVDGLLHITDISWGRISSPDEVLSLDQKLNVVVLDFDDEKKRISLGLKQLQAHPWDSMAASLEEGATVKGKIVTIADYGVFIEVAPGVEGLIHISEMGWSTHPKNPHDVFQVGQEVEAKVLSLDKEDRKMSLGIKQLSADPWQSVPAKYPIGSQHTVTVTNLTNYGIFVELEDGIDGLIHIQDLSWNKLNHPSEVTKKGEKIEAVILEMDLDNRKLRLGHKQLTEDPWETLITVFPEGSSHTGTITKLNDKGGVVELEYGVEGFVPKKHLQAEDGKEALKEGDSVPFVVIEFNKDAKRIVLSHAKTWKEMEDDKPKAGARRKKKDEDAFVTTGAGSKDTLGDLSALAKLKESMEGGSPVAEAPKKKTTSKKAEAQKDETQADEVAEETSEE; this is translated from the coding sequence ATGCCTGTATGGGAAGAACCTGAGGAGTACAGCCAAGCCGAGCGCGAGCAGATGGCCCGGAAGTACGAGCAAACCCTGACCGAGGTAGAGCCCTACCAGATTGTAAAGGGTACGGTCATTTCGATGGACGACCGCGAAGTGGTTGTAAACATCGGCTTCAAAAGCGAAGGCATTGTTGCGCTGAACGAATTTCGCGACCTGCTCCCCGGCCTTAAGCCCGGAGATCCGGTAGAAGTTTTCCTGGAAAACCTGGAGAACAAAAATGGCCAGCTGGTCATTAGCCGCCGGATGGCGAACAGCATGCGCGCCTGGGACAAAATCAACGCGGCCCTGGAAGAGGACACCGTGGTAGAGGGCACTGTGAAGCGCCGGACCAAAGGCGGCTTTGTAGTGGAGCTGGAAGGGGTAGAAGCCTTCTTGCCCGGTTCTCAGATCGACGTGAAACCCATCCGCGACTACGATAGCTACGTAGGCCAAAAGATGGAGTTCAAGGTGGTAAAAATCAACCACCAGCAAAATAACGTGGTCATCTCGCACAAGGCCCTGATCGAAAAAGATCTGGAAGCACAAAAGCAGGTGATCATCAACAACCTGGAAAAAGGACAGGTACTGGAAGGTACCGTGAAAAACATCACCAACTTTGGCGTGTTTATCGACCTGGGTGGTGTGGACGGCCTGCTACACATTACAGATATCAGCTGGGGCCGCATCAGCAGCCCAGATGAGGTGCTGAGCCTGGACCAGAAGCTGAATGTGGTGGTGCTGGACTTTGACGACGAGAAAAAACGCATCAGCCTGGGCCTGAAGCAGCTGCAAGCCCATCCCTGGGACAGCATGGCGGCAAGCCTGGAAGAAGGCGCAACCGTAAAAGGCAAGATTGTAACCATTGCCGACTATGGTGTGTTCATCGAGGTTGCCCCCGGTGTAGAAGGCCTGATCCACATAAGCGAAATGGGCTGGAGTACCCACCCCAAAAATCCGCACGATGTGTTCCAGGTAGGCCAGGAGGTAGAAGCCAAGGTACTGTCGCTAGACAAGGAAGACCGCAAAATGTCGCTGGGTATCAAGCAGCTTTCTGCCGACCCATGGCAGTCTGTACCAGCCAAGTACCCCATCGGCAGCCAGCACACGGTAACCGTAACAAACCTCACCAACTACGGCATATTCGTAGAGCTGGAGGATGGAATTGATGGCCTCATTCATATTCAAGACCTGAGCTGGAACAAGCTAAACCACCCCAGCGAGGTAACGAAAAAAGGGGAGAAAATAGAAGCGGTGATCCTGGAGATGGATCTGGATAACCGTAAACTACGCCTAGGCCACAAGCAACTGACCGAAGATCCCTGGGAGACCCTGATTACCGTATTCCCCGAAGGCAGCAGCCATACCGGAACGATTACAAAACTGAACGACAAAGGTGGCGTAGTGGAGCTGGAGTATGGTGTTGAGGGCTTCGTACCCAAAAAGCACCTTCAGGCCGAAGATGGTAAAGAAGCACTCAAGGAAGGCGACTCTGTTCCTTTCGTGGTGATCGAGTTCAACAAGGATGCCAAGCGCATCGTGCTGAGCCACGCCAAAACCTGGAAGGAAATGGAAGACGACAAGCCCAAAGCAGGTGCGCGTCGTAAGAAGAAAGACGAAGATGCATTTGTAACAACCGGCGCAGGTAGCAAGGACACCCTGGGCGACCTGAGTGCACTAGCCAAGCTGAAAGAGAGCATGGAAGGTGGAAGCCCAGTTGCAGAGGCGCCAAAGAAAAAGACTACCTCCAAAAAGGCTGAGGCTCAGAAAGACGAGACGCAGGCTGACGAGGTAGCCGAGGAAACAAGCGAGGAATAA
- a CDS encoding helix-turn-helix domain-containing protein, protein MVQRKAKRKAVIPQHNENQRIKAIRKLMNLTQQQFAGQIGISQAALSDIENEKNGISYDVFKRILESFHIKSDWLMYRNGDPFEPVSEELVALNTAYTPQRKRKEQAQAAASSAAIDDVRQGPASRKTETPATHARIPLISGKEATQRYAVQYADWEFIQLQPTLELPGLSGQDEYRAFEVRDDNMYPSLAVGDVVVCSLVQPRASLAANQVYLIAHSKHELKIGRVPEEVPATTPEFQLNSDSPNATTLRLNRKQVLQLWKVERIITPNIPLKQSLDHTLARVGHELEALRNEIARTRG, encoded by the coding sequence ATGGTTCAAAGGAAAGCCAAACGAAAAGCCGTCATACCCCAGCACAACGAAAACCAGCGTATCAAGGCAATCCGCAAGCTGATGAACCTGACCCAGCAGCAGTTTGCCGGCCAGATAGGTATATCGCAGGCTGCACTGAGTGACATTGAAAATGAAAAAAACGGGATCAGTTATGACGTATTCAAGCGCATACTGGAGTCCTTCCATATCAAGAGCGATTGGCTGATGTACCGAAATGGGGATCCATTTGAGCCCGTTAGCGAGGAGCTGGTAGCCCTGAACACGGCCTATACCCCCCAGCGCAAACGCAAGGAGCAAGCGCAGGCGGCTGCCAGCAGCGCTGCCATAGACGATGTGCGACAAGGCCCGGCCTCCAGGAAAACAGAGACACCGGCAACGCATGCCCGCATCCCCCTTATCAGCGGCAAGGAGGCAACCCAACGATATGCGGTGCAGTATGCAGACTGGGAGTTCATACAACTGCAGCCCACCCTGGAGCTGCCCGGCCTGAGCGGGCAAGACGAGTATCGTGCTTTTGAGGTGCGAGACGACAATATGTATCCCAGCCTGGCTGTGGGCGATGTGGTAGTGTGCAGCCTGGTGCAGCCCCGGGCAAGCCTGGCGGCAAACCAGGTATACCTGATAGCACATAGCAAGCATGAGCTAAAGATAGGCCGCGTGCCAGAAGAGGTGCCCGCCACCACCCCAGAGTTTCAACTGAATAGCGATAGCCCAAATGCTACTACCCTGCGCCTGAACCGGAAGCAGGTGCTGCAGCTATGGAAGGTGGAACGAATCATAACCCCAAACATCCCGCTCAAGCAGAGCCTGGATCATACCCTGGCGCGCGTTGGCCATGAACTGGAGGCGCTGCGAAACGAGATTGCTCGTACGCGGGGATAA
- the iscU gene encoding Fe-S cluster assembly scaffold IscU produces the protein MAYSDKVIDHYSNPRNVGTLDKSKSNVGTGLVGAPECGDVMRLQIEVDEQTKVIRDAKFKTFGCGSAIASSSLATEWLKGKTVDEALEIDNMEIVEELALPPVKIHCSVLAEDAIKAAINDYRAKQGLEPIVSEKAH, from the coding sequence ATGGCTTATAGCGACAAAGTAATAGACCACTACAGCAACCCCCGAAATGTAGGTACGCTGGATAAAAGTAAAAGCAACGTGGGCACTGGCCTGGTAGGTGCCCCAGAGTGCGGAGACGTGATGCGCCTGCAGATAGAGGTGGATGAGCAGACCAAAGTGATCCGTGATGCCAAGTTTAAAACCTTTGGCTGTGGTAGTGCCATTGCCAGCAGCAGCCTGGCTACCGAGTGGCTAAAAGGCAAAACGGTAGACGAGGCCCTGGAGATAGACAACATGGAGATTGTGGAGGAGCTGGCACTGCCGCCTGTAAAAATCCACTGCAGCGTACTGGCCGAGGATGCTATAAAGGCAGCCATAAATGACTACCGAGCCAAGCAGGGACTGGAACCCATTGTATCTGAAAAAGCCCATTAA
- the guaB gene encoding IMP dehydrogenase, protein MIDSPEKIVEGLTFDDVLLIPGHSRVLPREVDTSTLLTPEIRLNVPLLSAGMDTVTEYRMAIGMATSGGLGILHKNMSVERQADQVRRVKRYESGLIVDPITLRPDDTLADAFRMMGEYSIGGIPVVDQHKKLVGIITNRDIRFHQPNGTPVKEVMTHEKLVTVPEGTTLDQAEETLKRYRIEKLPVVSKDGTLVGLITYKDILKKTNFPDACKDELGRLRVGAAVGVTADTLERIEALLASSVDVITIDTAHGHSQGVIDMVRKIRKQFPDLQLIAGNVGTGAAATALIEAGANAIKVGIGPGSICTTRIVTGVGVPQITAVMAAVAAAAPRGIPVIADGGIKYSGDIPKAIAAGADCVMAGNLFAGTDESPGETIIYDGRKFKSYRGMGSVEAMAEGSKDRYFQDVEADIKKLVPEGIVGRVPYKGTVAEVIYQMVGGLRAGMGYCGAASLAELKQARFVRITNAGLTESHAHDIYITKEAPNYSRK, encoded by the coding sequence ATGATAGACAGCCCGGAGAAAATCGTGGAGGGCCTCACCTTCGACGATGTCTTGCTCATCCCCGGCCACAGTCGGGTTCTACCCCGCGAGGTCGACACCAGCACCCTGCTTACGCCTGAAATTCGCCTGAATGTGCCGCTACTGAGTGCCGGCATGGATACGGTAACCGAATACCGCATGGCCATTGGCATGGCCACCAGCGGGGGCCTGGGCATCCTGCACAAAAACATGAGCGTAGAGCGCCAGGCCGACCAGGTGCGGCGCGTAAAGCGCTATGAGAGTGGCCTGATCGTAGACCCCATTACCCTGCGCCCGGATGATACCCTGGCAGATGCCTTCCGCATGATGGGCGAGTATAGCATTGGCGGTATACCGGTGGTGGATCAGCACAAAAAACTGGTAGGCATCATCACCAACCGCGACATCCGCTTCCATCAGCCCAACGGCACCCCGGTAAAGGAGGTGATGACGCATGAAAAACTGGTAACCGTGCCCGAAGGTACCACGCTGGACCAGGCCGAGGAAACCCTGAAGCGATATCGCATAGAAAAGCTGCCTGTAGTAAGCAAGGACGGAACCCTGGTTGGGCTGATTACCTACAAGGATATCCTGAAGAAAACAAACTTCCCGGATGCCTGCAAGGATGAGCTGGGCCGCCTGCGGGTGGGGGCCGCCGTAGGCGTAACAGCTGACACCCTGGAGCGTATAGAGGCGCTCCTAGCCTCCTCGGTGGACGTTATCACCATAGACACAGCCCATGGCCATAGCCAGGGGGTTATAGACATGGTGCGGAAGATACGCAAGCAGTTTCCGGATCTACAGCTCATAGCCGGCAACGTAGGCACCGGCGCAGCCGCCACAGCCCTTATAGAGGCCGGAGCCAATGCCATTAAAGTAGGCATAGGCCCTGGCAGCATCTGCACCACCCGCATTGTTACCGGTGTAGGGGTGCCACAGATAACGGCCGTGATGGCCGCCGTGGCGGCAGCAGCACCCCGGGGTATCCCGGTGATTGCCGACGGCGGCATCAAGTACAGCGGCGACATCCCGAAGGCCATAGCCGCCGGGGCCGACTGTGTTATGGCCGGCAACCTCTTTGCCGGTACGGATGAAAGCCCCGGCGAAACCATCATCTATGATGGGCGGAAATTCAAAAGCTACCGGGGCATGGGCAGTGTAGAGGCCATGGCCGAGGGCAGCAAAGACCGCTATTTCCAGGACGTGGAGGCCGACATCAAGAAGCTGGTACCCGAGGGCATTGTAGGCCGGGTACCCTACAAGGGTACGGTGGCCGAGGTGATCTACCAGATGGTAGGGGGCCTGCGGGCCGGCATGGGCTACTGCGGTGCCGCCAGCCTGGCCGAACTAAAGCAGGCACGCTTTGTGCGCATCACAAATGCCGGCCTGACCGAAAGCCACGCACACGACATCTATATTACCAAAGAAGCACCCAACTATAGCCGCAAGTAG